From Rhinatrema bivittatum chromosome 5, aRhiBiv1.1, whole genome shotgun sequence, the proteins below share one genomic window:
- the LOC115092247 gene encoding LOW QUALITY PROTEIN: protocadherin-8-like (The sequence of the model RefSeq protein was modified relative to this genomic sequence to represent the inferred CDS: deleted 1 base in 1 codon): MFSDKERGCPWVSPFRCFCFYLLLSVVLSKTVRYRMYEEDEPGTVIGTLSEEVHLSAPGEGSFRLMKQLNGSLLRLRDSDGQLSIAGRIDREQLCRQSPHCALAFDVLTFCQEQFRLLHVEVEVRDINDNSPRFPRAEIPLEVSESVALGTRLPLEIALDEDAGANSVQSFQISANSHFSLEVQTRADGVKYADLVLVKELDRETQASYALQLLAWDGGSPARSGSAAVTVRVLDSNDNSPAFERGSYTVELAEDAPLGSLLLHLQAADPDEGPNGDVVYGFGPQVPPDVRRLFRLDAASGRLTLDGPVDFETKDTYELDVQAQDRGSGPLTAACKVIVRLADVNDNAPTIAVNPLTPGSAGAALITEAAAADSFVALVSTSDRDSGPAGQVRCSLHGHEHFRLQRAYEDSYVLLTGAALDRERIPEYNLTLLAEDLGSPPLSTVRQLTVRLTDENDNAPAFSRAAYEVSVPENNAPGALLTTVLARDPDLGRNGKVLYRLLDAEVRGAPLSAYVSLDPATGAVYALRTFNYEIIKELELRIRAEDGGSPRLSASALLKVKIADQNDNAPVITHPLLANGSAEVAVPGRAPTGYLVTRIQARDADEGLNAELSFSLVQEQQGAPSFTINRASGEIFLAAGLSGEVGQTVKAMVQVTDGGSPSLSATATLVFLLSATAPSTVSREVARASSREVTGEGAEPWPWDVPLIVIVVLAGSCTLLLAAIIAIATTCNRRRRDGEAKRDLSHLEKNRPQEQGGGSFPAQKGKAFPGQAPPFTSPEPAASEEVSGAEETREVTSGLYETQKRLRGAAPCEPYAPSPGYGSESAPPVTVWKGHSFNAISAREAEKFSGKDSGKGDSDFNDSDSDISGEALKKDIITHMQTGLWACTTECKILGHSDRCWSPSCGRPPNCDSASIHPGQISVSSFCKSTSLPRDPLRRDNYYQAVQAYAHIPKTVGLQSVYEKVLPKDYESRAVTLLSTSRPGRLPDLQEITVPRYKPSVSARYLSSQIGPSNNEEL; the protein is encoded by the exons ATGTTTTCTGATAAAGAAAGAGGCTGCCCCTGGGTCTCACCCTTCAGGTGCTTCTGTTTTTACTTGCTGCTGTCAGTCGTCCTCAGCAAAACTGTTAGATACCGGATGTATGAGGAAGATGAGCCAGGTACCGTGATCGGGACTTTGAGTGAAGAGGTGCACTTAAGTGCGCCGGGAGAAGGTAGTTTCCGCCTGATGAAGCAGCTGAACGGCTCCCTGCTGCGGCTGCGGGACAGCGACGGGCAGCTCAGCATCGCCGGCCGCATCGACCGGGAGCAGCTGTGCCGGCAGTCCCCGCACTGCGCGCTGGCTTTCGACGTGCTCACCTTCTGCCAGGAGCAGTTCCGGCTGCTGCAcgtggaggtggaggtgagagaCATCAATGACAATTCGCCGCGCTTCCCCCGAGCCGAGATCCCGCTAGAGGTGTCGGAGAGCGTCGCCCTGGGCACCCGCCTGCCCCTGGAGATCGCCCTGGACGAAGACGCGGGGGCCAACTCGGTGCAGAGCTTCCAGATCTCGGCCAACAGCCACTTCAGCCTGGAGGTGCAGACGCGGGCGGACGGGGTGAAGTACGCCGACCTGGTGCTGGTGAAGGAGCTGGACCGGGAGACGCAGGCCTCCTACGCCCTGCAGCTGCTGGCCTGGGACGGCGGCAGCCCGGCTCGCTCGGGCAGCGCGGCGGTCACCGTGCGAGTGCTGGACTCCAACGACAACAGCCCGGCGTTTGAGCGCGGCTCTTACACGGTGGAGCTGGCCGAAGACGCC CCCCTCGGCTCCCTCCTGCTGCACCTGCAGGCGGCCGATCCCGACGAGGGGCCGAACGGGGACGTGGTATACGGCTTCGGTCCGCAGGTGCCCCCCGACGTGCGACGGCTCTTCCGCCTGGACGCCGCCTCCGGCCGCCTGACCCTGGACGGCCCGGTGGACTTCGAGACCAAGGACACGTACGAGCTGGACGTGCAGGCCCAGGACCGCGGCTCCGGCCCCCTCACCGCCGCCTGCAAGGTCATCGTGCGCCTGGCCGATGTGAACGACAACGCGCCCACCATCGCTGTCAACCCGCTCACCCCCGGCAGCGCCGGCGCGGCCCTCATCACGGAGGCGGCGGCCGCCGACAGCTTCGTGGCGCTCGTCAGCACCTCGGACAGGGACTCGGGCCCCGCCGGCCAAGTGCGCTGCTCCCTGCACGGCCACGAGCACTTCCGGCTGCAGCGCGCCTACGAGGACAGCTACGTGCTGCTGACCGGGGCGGCGCTGGACCGCGAACGCATCCCCGAGTACAACCTGACGCTGCTGGCCGAGGACCTGGGCTCGCCCCCGCTCAGCACCGTCCGGCAGCTCACGGTGCGGCTGACTGACGAGAACGACAATGCGCCCGCCTTCTCCCGCGCAGCCTACGAGGTGTCCGTGCCCGAGAACAACGCCCCCGGGGCGCTGCTCACTACCGTGCTGGCCCGGGACCCCGACCTGGGCCGCAACGGCAAAGTGCTCTACCGCCTGCTGGACGCCGAGGTGCGGGGCGCGCCGCTCTCCGCCTACGTCTCGCTGGACCCGGCCACGGGCGCTGTCTACGCCCTGCGCACCTTCAACTACGAAATCATAAAGGAACTGGAGCTGAGGATCCGCGCCGAGGACGGCGGCTCCCCGCGACTCTCCGCCAGCGCTCTGCTGAAGGTCAAGATCGCCGACCAGAACGACAACGCGCCCGTCATCACGCACCCGCTGCTCGCCAACGGATCGGCCGAGGTGGCGGTGCCCGGCAGAGCGCCCACGGGCTACCTGGTGACCCGCATCCAAGCAAGGGACGCGGACGAAGGGCTCAACGCCGAGCTCAGCTTCTCCCTGGTGCAGGAGCAGCAGGGCGCCCCCTCCTTCACCATCAACAGAGCCAGCGGCGAGATCTTCCTGGCCGCGGGTCTAAGCGGCGAGGTCGGGCAGACGGTGAAAGCTATGGTGCAGGTGACCGACGGCGGTAGCCCCTCCCTCTCCGCCACGGCCACCCTCGTCTTCCTGCTGAGCGCCACGGCGCCGTCCACCGTCAGCCGCGAGGTGGCCCGCGCCAGCTCCCGAGAGgtgacgggggagggggcggagccaTGGCCCTGGGACGTCCCCCTCATCGTCATCGTGGTGTTGGCGGGCAGCTGCACCCTGCTTCTGGCCGCCatcatcgccatcgccaccacgtGCAACCGGCGCCGAAGGGACGGCGAGGCCAAGAGGGATCTGAGCCACCTGGAGAAGAACAGGCCGCAGGAGCAGGGGGGCGGATCGTTCCCGGCCCAGAAAGGGAAGGCCTTTCCTGGCCAAGCTCCCCCCTTCACTAGTCCCGAACCAGCGGCCAGCGAGGAGGTGTCTGGCGCCGAGGAGACCCGTGAAGTGACCTCGGGACTGTACGAGACCCAGAAGAGACTGCGCGGAGCGGCCCCATGCGAG CCCTATGCCCCTTCTCCTGGTTATGGCAGTGAGTCCGCCCCCCCTGTTACTGTCTGGAAGGGACATTCTTTCAATGCCATCTCTGCCAGGGAAGCCGAAAAGTTCAGCGGAAAAGATAGTGGCAAGGGCGACAGCGACTTTAATGACAGTGACTCCGATATCAGCGGAGAAGCTCTGAAAAAGGATATCATCACCCACATGCAGACAG gATTATGGGCTTGTACGACTGAGTGCAAAATCCTTGGTCATTCAGATCGCTGTTGGAGCCCTTCATGTGGCAGGCCACCCAACTGCGACTCCGCCTCCATCCATCCAGGGCAAATCTCAGTGTCCAGTTTCTGCAAGAGCACCTCTCTCCCTCGAGACCCCCTGCGCAGGGACAACTATTACCAAGCAGTGCAAGCGTATGCACACATCCCTAAGACTGTGGGGCTGcagagtgtgtatgagaaggtgCTCCCCAAGGACTACGAGAGCAGGGCAGTCACTCTGCTTTCCACTTCTCGGCCAGGCAGGCTCCCTGACCTGCAGGAAATCACTGTGCCCCgttacaaaccctcagtctctgccAGATACCTATCATCACAGATTGGCCCCAGCAACAATGAGGAACTTTAA